A portion of the Haliaeetus albicilla chromosome 5, bHalAlb1.1, whole genome shotgun sequence genome contains these proteins:
- the AP4S1 gene encoding AP-4 complex subunit sigma-1 isoform X2 produces MIKFFLMVNKQGQTRLSRYYEHVEINKRAMLEAEIIKNCLSRSKDQCSFIEYKDFKLVYRQYAALFVVVGINETENEMAVYELIHNFVEVLDKYFSRVSELDIMFNLDRVHIILDEMVLNGCIVETNRNRILAPLFVLDKVAES; encoded by the exons atgataAAATTTTTTCTTATGGTAAACAAACAAGGTCAAACAAGGCTCTCTAGGTATTACGAGCATGTAGAAATTAATAAAAGGGCAATGCTGGaagctgaaataattaaaaactgtcTCTCCCGTTCAAAGGATCAA TGCTCTTTCATTGAGTATAAGGACTTTAAGCTGGTATACCGACAGTATGCAGCCCTTTTTGTAGTCGTTGGCATCAACGAGACAGAG AATGAGATGGCAGTATATGAACTAATTCATAATTTTGTGGAAGTTTTGGACAAATACTTCAGTAGAGTG AGTGAATTAGAT ATCATGTTCAATTTGGACAGAGTGCACATCATTTTGGATGAAATGGTGCTAAATGGTTGCATCGTGGAAACAAACAGGAACAGAATTCTTGCCCCTCTGTTTGTGCTTGACAAAGTGGCAGAAAGCTAG
- the AP4S1 gene encoding AP-4 complex subunit sigma-1 isoform X1 — MIKFFLMVNKQGQTRLSRYYEHVEINKRAMLEAEIIKNCLSRSKDQCSFIEYKDFKLVYRQYAALFVVVGINETENEMAVYELIHNFVEVLDKYFSRVSELDVSFSIMFNLDRVHIILDEMVLNGCIVETNRNRILAPLFVLDKVAES, encoded by the exons atgataAAATTTTTTCTTATGGTAAACAAACAAGGTCAAACAAGGCTCTCTAGGTATTACGAGCATGTAGAAATTAATAAAAGGGCAATGCTGGaagctgaaataattaaaaactgtcTCTCCCGTTCAAAGGATCAA TGCTCTTTCATTGAGTATAAGGACTTTAAGCTGGTATACCGACAGTATGCAGCCCTTTTTGTAGTCGTTGGCATCAACGAGACAGAG AATGAGATGGCAGTATATGAACTAATTCATAATTTTGTGGAAGTTTTGGACAAATACTTCAGTAGAGTG AGTGAATTAGATGTATCCTTTTCA ATCATGTTCAATTTGGACAGAGTGCACATCATTTTGGATGAAATGGTGCTAAATGGTTGCATCGTGGAAACAAACAGGAACAGAATTCTTGCCCCTCTGTTTGTGCTTGACAAAGTGGCAGAAAGCTAG